AGCACATATCTTCTAGATCATCCTAACATATGTTGTTGCATTGGTTATGTAATAAACAGTGTTCATTTGTGGAGCATCGTAACTACAAGATCGTCTACAGACGTTACGCATCTCTGTTTTTCATGGTtggtgttgatgatgatgaagtaAGTTATACCTAATCAAATGCAAAtgagtttgtttgtttgtttgcttgCTGAGATTTCTAATCACGAGTCTTGTCGTAGAACGAGCTGGCCATTCTAGAGTTCATACATCTTTTGGTTGAGACAATGGACAAGCATTTTGGAAATGTGGTAAGTTTAGTAGTGAATTAACTTTGTCTGGTTTTTTGTCTCCTCTTTTGTGATCATGTTGTATTTGGAAATTTCATGCAAACAGTGTGAGCTTGACATAATGTTCCATCTGGAGAAAGCTCATTTCATGCTCGAGGAAATGGTCATGAATGGTTGCATTGTCGAGACTAGCAAGGCCAACATACTTTCACCTATACAACTCATGGACAAAGCCCATTGAAAAGGGTTTGCTTCCATTTCATTACACTCTTGTATTTGTACTTCACTCTTTTGTCCGATTCGAattgagaaaaataataaactgtttttgtttctttcatgcTTTCAATGGTACTTGTGTAGTGCAAAATGGATATAAAAGAATGAGTCAGTTCTCACTTATGTTCccctttctttttcttatgataaataatttattttaaacaaacacAGTCTTCTAGTCCTCTCGAACTTTCTAAATTGTATATATGTTAAACCAAAAGCATAACAAAGTTTTTACATAAGAACTTTCACaagacaacaatataatgtCGTTAGTGGTTCAAACTTTAGACATATGAAACCAAATTTCAATGATTGTGTTGTCCTGCAGTGATATTGTGAAGTGACAGAGGGATAACCCTTAGCTTTCAGTGGAAACTTTAAACAATATCTCTTACCAATTCACATGGTCCAAAGATTTGTGAATGAAACCGCCTATTATTAAAAGATGTTTGAATGTGGAGGAGTATATTAGTATCTTATTGTAGTCTCCAACTGTATTTTTGTGGTTGATGGCGAAATatcatttgatttttattttttgataaaatgctATTGCATACAACATGATTCTTAAAATGATCGACAGGAAAAACAAGAATGAACatcataaactttttattaGATAAGATTAATCTTTCGAATTATACAACAGAAACTCATCCATCTTCGATCTCATCctccaagtaaaatataataaatgctCTCCCAGTTTTTATCGTTCACCATTTTAGTTTTGCCGGAAAATACTGCAAatacaaaaaacatatatatagacattatattcaaagtaaaaatgaaaagaacaaGTAAAttccataatatatatatatatatatctttacaCTACTACACATTCTATtgatatatattgtgtttttacCTTGTTGATAAGTGAAATGTAGTAAGGCTTCACTTGTTCGACGTCTACCTGAACCTTGCTCTTACTGTATAGGTCATACTTACTgcagttttattttaatagttagaATAACAGACTATAGATTCGTGATAtaacatcaaaaatatttaaatattcctACTTGAATACATGGAGCCACTTGAGAtcttccttgtcttcttcaCTCATCAAGTGTGTGTAGGTCCCCGCCTTGTGCAATGCTGCGTGATTATTTGAATGTTAGAAAAAAGCAGCTGATATCTATACTTGATTTACTGAGTGGAGACCATATAAGATTGACATTTAAATACGTACGATAAAAGGAATGGTATCGAATAATGAAGAGACCAGCGTGAGGAAGAGTTGTGCCATTCTCCTTAGCCAcctattttaaattatcaaatcaatcaaattgtaaGTTTTGGTAATTTTTAATCAGGTTCACTCATAGCAAATaagaagaatataaaaataatgtagTTACCAAATACATGTAGTCGTCGTGACCCCATGACATAAGAACATTGTCCAATCCACATCCTTCACTGTAAACTCCATTTTTGGTGTTGTATTTTGGGTTGCTATTATCAGGATTTTCTTTGAAATACTGCAATATAATAGTGGAAATATGTCAAATAAGACTGTAACTTATTCTTCGTGTACGTTAGAATTTAGAAACAAACTTTTCGAACTTTTCTTTCACAAAATCCGAAATAAACTACAAATAGACAATGTAATTTTATTCTGTACCTTGTGGTGGATATTGGCCGAGTCAAAGGCGCATCCAACTGGAAATGTATCGCCTGTAATCCAGTggaagttttaaaattatgtacAATTTTGTTGCTATTTTACAGAatgattgaaaatataattcTAGACTACTTATAGCCCAATAAAATGGCAGAATAGGATCAAGTTAATCTTATATCCAACTCATCATTCAAGTAATGACATTAAcattcttattaaaaaaaaatagcccAATAAAAGTTTGTAAGATGATAATTCATGTTTAAGACATACCAACGACAGCCCACTGGGGAAGACCACCGAATTCTGGCAAAAGCAGAACCTTTCCAAGATCTGTATAAAAACAGCAGTAATTCAAAATCCAATACTTGACCCGAGATTATAAAAGTTATCTTGTGCATGTAATCTAAGCCAGAGtattaaaaaataagttattttttatGTAAAGGTTTAGATGTTTATGCTCAATATGAATACAACCAAAACAAATTAGACTTACAGCTTATATTATAACACGTTTTATTCCACAAAGAAGGCAacagacaaacaaacaaaaatcgtcgAAATTGTTGACCTTTTTCATATTCAACATTTATTACGTGGGTAAGGTGAATGTTTATCTAATTCATATTACTAGTATCATTGGCAAGTTGCAGTTCAAATCATCAATTTTGTGaataactattatattatacatGTAATGGTAGATTTTCAAACAtgtgtatataaataattatgataaattatatatcattatGATAAAGCAGAACAAGACATGTACCATGGATTAGAGCAGTGAGATGGAGCCAGTCTTCGTTAGGATAATCCCTCCTAATGGCTTCAGCGGATTGGAGAAGGTGTTGAATTTGTGGCTCGTCCAGATCGGGATCACTGTCATCGACCACGTTGTTCAATAGTTCACAACATTCCCATATACTCATATCCATTTTGTTCAGTTTTCCATActcttttctcatttctttcacCTGTCcaatatttccaaaaaaaataagtttagcTAATactaaatacttaaatataaaATCCTTGTCAGATTGTAAAAAATAAGATTTGTTTTGGCTTACAAAGTCATAGGTCTGGTGAATGTGT
The nucleotide sequence above comes from Brassica napus cultivar Da-Ae chromosome A9, Da-Ae, whole genome shotgun sequence. Encoded proteins:
- the LOC106450129 gene encoding AP-4 complex subunit sigma translates to MGIRFILMVNKQGQTRLAQYYEWLTLEQRRALEGEIVRKCLARNDQQCSFVEHRNYKIVYRRYASLFFMVGVDDDENELAILEFIHLLVETMDKHFGNVCELDIMFHLEKAHFMLEEMVMNGCIVETSKANILSPIQLMDKAH
- the LOC106447112 gene encoding inositol oxygenase 2-like, with amino-acid sequence MTVLVEHFTSDSRIEEKKMKDERDDELLWDGGLVVPKSKEADGFDAPDINFLGHSFRDYENGASERQKGVEEFYRMQHIHQTYDFVKEMRKEYGKLNKMDMSIWECCELLNNVVDDSDPDLDEPQIQHLLQSAEAIRRDYPNEDWLHLTALIHDLGKVLLLPEFGGLPQWAVVGDTFPVGCAFDSANIHHKYFKENPDNSNPKYNTKNGVYSEGCGLDNVLMSWGHDDYMYLVAKENGTTLPHAGLFIIRYHSFYPLHKAGTYTHLMSEEDKEDLKWLHVFNKYDLYSKSKVQVDVEQVKPYYISLINKYFPAKLKW